Below is a genomic region from Miscanthus floridulus cultivar M001 chromosome 1, ASM1932011v1, whole genome shotgun sequence.
ATAACTCAAGTGGACTCTTGGATCAGTAATAACTGCAATTGCACTTTAACAAAATATTGTTTGGTTCTTCTTTTACCATATGCTTAAACATGTCTGCCAATTCAGTCGATTCGGTAAGTTTGTTGAAATCCAGTTCGACAAGTATGGGAAGATATCAGGGGCTGCTGTTCGCACATACCTCCTTGAACGATCACGAGTATGTCAGGTCTCTGATCCTGAGAGGAACTACCATTGCTTTTACATGCTTTGTTCTGCACCCCCTGAGGTAACTCCCAAGCATAGCGCCAGAGCCTAAGTACAATTTCTGGTTTTTGTGTCACTGTGTGGTTACAACCGAAGACCAACTTCTTCATAATGGCCAACTGATTTCAGGATGTAAAAAGGTTTAAGGTGGGAGACCCAAGATCATTCCATTACTTGAACCAAACAAACTGCTATGAAGTGGCCAATGTGGATGATGCAAGAGAGTACATAGAAACTAGAAATGCTATGGATATTGTTGGCATTGATCAAGAGGAACAGGTACATCATATATTAGAAGAAGATTTGAAATGAAATAGCAAATAGACTGCTGAGCCAAGAACtaattcatcttttttttttcactTCTCAAGGATGCAATCCTCAGAGTAGTAGCGGCAATCCTTCACCTAGATGTCTTGAAGTAGGTGTGGGCTATGGAGAAGCTGTTTGTGGTGTGGGCTGTGAGAAAGTCGGAGGGCCATTTAGTTCAATAGCTGTGGCTTCTAAAAAACTGTTGAgcaccccacatgtcatccacaGCCCACAGCTctcaactctctccctctctcactgacGAGTGGACCCGCTCGTCATCCTCTTCCCTCTTCCCTCTTCCCTCTTCCCTCTTCCAGTGTGTGCATGGGGAGGAGCCACCTAGGGCTGTGCCCGGGGAGGAGCCGCCGGCCTGGGGTCGCCAGCGACCTAGGCTTGCCAGCCGGAAAGGATGGAGCAGGGACTGTGCGCCGAGGGACCTGGGCTCACCGTCCTCACACCTGGATCGAAACGCTGGCCACCGAGCATGGGGCAAGGTGCATGCACCGCCGGTCAGGGGCCGCGCTACCGCTGGGATGGGGCAGGGCCCACGTCGCAGGATGGGACAGAGCCTGCGCCGCCGGGAAGAAGCAGGTCCTGCGCTGCTGGGAAGGAACAGGTCCTTGCACCGCCGGGATGGAACTGCGCCGCTGCAGGGTATGGGGCAGAGGTCCACGCCACCGTCGGGAAGGAGCTCGCGTCGCCATGCAGTCTGTCTCTCGTGAGTAGTCTACGGACGGGAAAGTGGGGAAAAAACAAAAAGGTACGCAACATAACCAGTGACAGTTGGGTAGTTTTCGTGAATAGTTGGAAGCCAAAAGCAGGTGAAAGCAGGAGTGAGGGTGCTGTGAAATTTGTACTAAGCAAAAGCTGCTTTTGGTTATGGCTTTGGATGGGAGCCAACTCCTTTAGTTagcttttaactttttttttgaaaaagcaTATACGCAGGTTGGAAAGCCGACAAAAATTTTCTGGGACACCGTAGCACAGACAAGCACGACACGGCGTCGTTGCACAACACGTGATCCCTGGCCCCACCCGTCGTTCCACACCACGCAGGCCAAGAAGCTGCAGCCATCTCGCTGGTAGGCCAGCAACACGCGTCGTCCATCTAAACCGTGTAGCAGCAGGATCTCTGTGCGGCGGTGCTGCATAAATTTTTTTCCCAACCAAAGGGGCCCTTATGTTTCATATATAGCTGAAAACATAATATGAGGTGGCACCGTGGACAAAATGGTAGTACCTGTTAGGGACTTTTTCATGGCCAACATTGTGAAAGAAATAGCTGAAATCTGCGTCCCTACTGAAATTTTATTTTGATAACCATGGGTAGCTATAGAAACATGTTTTGTTCAAATAGCTGCAGTTTATATCAATGCCTAACCCCACTATCCAATACCTAACTACTGAAGATTCTTTGACCTTTCAGTAACTATGGATGTTGTATTTTTATGATTCAGAGTGTATTCCATAATTGCACCGGATAACTTAGAGGCACATTTCATTATACCACTGCAGGTATGTGTACTAAGTGAAATTTGACGAACAGAGCTGCATATTGTTTCTCTTTTGTATGCCCGAATGATGTCTGTACTCTCATTCTTGTGTACGCACTTGTGCAGCGTTGTTACTTGTTCGAGATTTGTATCTAGACCAAATAGATCCATCCCCTAACTACTGGCTTTTACTGTCGCGATAGACGTTGTCGACAACATATGTAGTTGATTTAGAATAGGAAACATATTTTTCATCTCATTTACACTTAGGTCAAAATACATGACTGATGACACCTACTTCAAGACATCTAGTTAGGCAATTTTTGTTTGGTGGATTCAGTGTCATGGTATAGGATTGATAGGTTCTTAATTGATTGTTTTTTTCCTTCACTCATGCACTTAAGTGACAGGTACACTGCGCAAGCTATCTAATAAAAGTTTAGACGTGACAAAGAGACACTATGCCATGTATACATCTCCTCACAAAACATGTCTCTTTTTTTACTGCATTTCATACACTATGGAAGATAGAGAATCAAAGAATGGAATACAGTTGTACGACAAACTTAGCCTTATTACGGAAGTTTTTAACTTCTATCTCTCATTCATGTAAATGCCATTGGGGTTTTCACAGGATGCTTCTTCTTCTATCTATCCCATAATATTGTCTTGGTTCAATTTCTTTCAATACCTACACAAATTGTGTATCTTTACTACTTACAAGTAAGTGGTGTTAGTAGGCCTGGATATCGACCTGGCTCGGCTCGGTTCGGTCTGGCTCGGTAGGATAACGAGatggctcgagctggctcgttataaCTAACGAGCTAAAAGGCTGGCTCAGCCAAAAGCTAGAGCTAGCTTGTTTGACTCGTGAGATAGTGACAAAAAATATAAAATGAAGACTACCTTACATTCCAATGAGTCATACAACACATATTCATCCATGATACATGCAGCAGCAAGCAGCATATGCATATGCTCAAAGcgtggctcgagttggctcgttataccTAActagctaaaatcttggctcggctcagctcgttatcgtaacgagctgagccgagccgagccaagccagccatgagccgagcgagctaacgagcttcgagtttttcgtccagccttatacCTATGATCAACAGTATTATATTTACAATGAAACCGAGATATGTCTCATGCACATTTAGTTCTACATATTGATTCAACTCGGTTACTTAAGAATATTCCCTATTTTTAGTGGGAATTTCACTTAATACTTATGAACAATCCTACAGAATCATCTGTGCTCAATTTTCTCAAATTTATATTTGTCATTAAACTTGCACCTTTCAAGTACAGAGTATATTAATCTATTCTattcttcaggaaccttcgtctGTACGAACCACTAAAAAGATGGTAACGAAGTTTGGCTGACATTAGCGTCACTACTGACATTACCTAGGGTTTCTTCACATGTTTTACCTTCCTTTAGTTTTGTGCTAACCTCAAAATGCTAGCTTTGAGGCCACAAAGGACTAAAAGGAGTCATTGGATTAGGAATTAATGGAGCCAAGAATGAAGATTGGAGACCTCAAAATAGATCTGAAGATCTGAACAAGCCTGAAAATGTAGGGTCTTGTGATTTTGTTTAACAATTGTGTGCACAATATTATATGGTACCAAGGTTAAGTTTTTTTCTTGTCTAAGACCATGTAATAGTTACCCTTGGAGATTATGTAAGAAACAAACAATATCAGATGAGATTTTGTTGTCAATCTTTACAATAATATTTATGCATTTATGGTTTTTAGAAAATGAAGCATTATATATGCTTTATTTCATATCAATGCATGAAACAATTCTCTGATGGACTATTGAAATTAGAGATAAGTCAAGGCAGGGCGCCTGATGCTCTAGTCTATAATGATTCCACCTTTAGATAGCTTGGTAGACATGTCCTAGTGGACTATGAATATAGGGGAGATATAATCTATAAATTCAATCAAGAAAATAGAGGATTCATCCTCCTATTCTCCATGACCTAAGCCTCCATGCACCTCCCCTCTCCCTGGACGATGCCTTGCAGCCCCCTGCTGCCCtaggccccctccctctccctctccctctaccTCTCCACTGCCCTAACCCCTCAAatcaatatataatatatatgccCACCACATGAGAATATTTCAACGACATGCCTCATGTTATTTTCAAAGAATCACAGAGGGGAAGTATTCAAATATTCAATAGGAAAAAGATGACTGTAACTGATAAAACAAAGCTACTGCTAATAATAATTTATAATCGTCATTGTAACAAATAAAAGGAAAGGTAAATCCAAAGATTAATACAACCTTATTGTCCCAAACCAACCCATATTTGTGTATACCAAATTTTGAATATAAGGAATATAACCTGAACTCTTTGCAAGATGCAATACCACATATGGAGAATTCCTTAGCTTTTCAACTCCTCCCGTCTGTCTGCAGTTTGTGTAACCAAGCAAGGTGTGTACGGAAAAGATGAATTTAAGAGTTGTTCATTTCCTAATTCATTCTCATATCCTGCTGGATATATATTGCCTAAGACTTCAACTTTGGAGCTATTCAAGTGATAGGCCAATCCTCGTGTTATTGATTCACTCAAGAAGATAATCTCTTTGCATGGATGAAACCCAAGAATATCCATGTGCCCACCATAGCATCCACATTCATCATCAGAACTCCATGTAAATTTCTCATCTTCATAAGCTTGTACGGACCATTCAATTTTCTCTTCTGCTAGTGCTTCCATATTATGATCTCTATTGTGATCATCATAATAGTAATTAATATCCTGCAAGGCCCAAGGTCCTTGGATTTTTGAACCATAATTTGCACATGGTCTTGGATACTCAAGCTTATGCTTCAACAACCACTTAGAAAGGTCCCTATCATGGATCAGTACCCACTCCATCTGACAACCTGATTCATCAAGGATCCAAACTTGAAGTCTGCATCTTCCCTTGATTGATGCACAATAAATTCCCTTAGTTGACTTCCCTAGATAAAATTGTGGATAGTGTTCGACTTCAATACCAGGTGGTGGTTTAATCACGTGATACTTATTACTTGACAAAGATATTCTGTAATATGAAATCGTTGTAAAAAAGAGATAAAAACCAAAGGATGAGAAAAGAaccatataaaaaataaaaccaaATAAAATGATGATACTTAAAGAATTAGTATGTACCTCATAACATAATCAGTTTGACAATGCACATACAACACTCCTCGCCAGTACGCAGCATTGCGTTGTTCGCCTGGCCAGTGTCTCATGCCAGACACGGTCCCCATGGAATCACCTTGTCGAGCAAAAGACCTTTCCTCCCATTGTCCAGTTCTCGATGAGAACACATGTAAGATGCATACCGACGGTGGCCACTCAGATTGTTCTATCTCAGGGTATACTGCATCTCTAGAAGTGTCGTAGAGACAACCTCCAGGCCTGTTCACCCAACCAAAACGGGTAACTGAGACCACCTCATAGTCTGTTGACTCGGTCGGATCGTACGCGAGGTACTCGACTTGGAAGGTGCGTTTGATCTCCATGGGAGGGAGTGGGCACGGGGGCACGGGAGCCAGCCATCGGGTGGCCGGATTAAGCACGTAGCAAATcttgccgccgttgtcggtgtAGTCGTGGAGCAGCACAAGACCATTGCAGTGGTCGTCTACGTAGCCCCAGGAAAGGCATCCGGCCTCAGGCAGGTAATTGTGCTTACCGGAGATGGAGGCACCGTCCGAGAGGGGTGCGAAGAACTCTGAGATGTAGTAGTTGTGGAAGTTCATGAAGAACCCACCTACCGAGATGGGGAGGAGATCCGCCCGCAGCAGGCGGCGTGTGTCGACGACTGCGAGCCAAGACTTGCACACGCACCTGGACGCGGCGAGGCCCCGCGGCGGGAGGCGGCGGAGCACGTCGGCTAGCACGTCGTCCGGCAGCGGCGCCAGCGGGCCTGTCTTATTCTCTGTCAGAGCCTCGCCCTGCTGGTCCCGGCGATCCATTGCTCTCTTGGGGATTGGGATGTTGATCTGCGACGCCGCACTGGGAGCACCCGTCCGTTCCCTCGTCAGATCTCTAAATGGACCTTTTGTTGTGTGGAATGAATGTGGGGGATGGATCGGAAACTCGGAATATCTGATCAGGGCTCATTCATGGACTGAGCTTCTCTAAAGTCACGAGGTATCATTTTTTCTCATCTCATCCGTCCAAAGCAGATTCGAGCGCTGTCAGATCATCTTAGGCAAGGGGCCATCTGTCATACCTGCAAAGGTATTGTTCGTATGCAGTCTTGTGCCAGCGCGCCGCCGCTGCGTACCTGGCGATCCGCCGATCCCCCGGGGCGTGAACAGCGTGCACGTGTGGCGTCCACACGAACCATCATGTCGTtgccgatttccacgaagggaaatccacagcgtcgacgtataataagaccgttgtagatcatattacccaaatttcagtcgaatatcaaatccatacaacgataatatcagagtacaaatagtgcagaattacataaattattacatcgccgcattggcggaatcaaaagtagcattcattcagaacaacttgaagataagatcgccaaactcgagcgtaggcacgaacccctcgtccgtcaaactcctcggagctaaacttctcagcagaacctgtgtgccaaaatttatcagtatgatttgtactggccactcccaaccctatgagcattgctttgtggaaattggatgcaagttggatatagtcaaaaagaacctataaggctagggtttcctatgtattttagcatatcaagtatataacagtatagtcaagttttaacactattctcacacctattccacccattccccttccagagccaggttttgatcctgggatcggtataccaccatctccacaccatcaccataccataaccataccatcgctcagtcgacaggccaactccctctcggcactgtctcaaggcccgtagcccctggctacgaccgaacactcgtTTCCagggggaagaaaagaaggactcatctctctacctagtttaagcgaaacccaggaaaggtccatagccgacaagtcggcacatgtatcgatcgatcaaccatacactctgcagaggttttacataaccacaagatccgccttcctcgctgaccgtcgtcaactgggctgattctggccgcttgctagcctaggataatgccactctaccattcagccctggtacaccccaaatcgagtctggggtggctgaaactgtgagtcatgagccgggtccacaaggtctccatgaagtctcggaagggtgtggggatccttcgcgccccgtacctccctcacactgtccgctatcaacctagcagtagtggcaatatcctaccaagtagtccggccatcccgcaccatataggacgagtggtacgtaaggcttcccgatgaatctgagtactagtaagtccttaggggtgaccaagccagaatgtcttcattagggtttccatttatcgtgccaccacagcacctccatcccgggctcctcccatcacaggttcacaccaggaccacctcatataccatttacccaccacaggtatccattccaggagtgcccaggtagcaacccacggcaagacttgccccaggctcgtcgtatactccaacttggtcgacacaaccctcaccctccacacacccaagtcacacacgtagcactctccccgtagtccagaatacaccacgcattaatgtagtataagcgtagtagaagtgtaagcaaataaaatatagcagtaagcgtgtgtcttaacctaatagcagggtatgcaggggtaaggttgcatcaaggtaaaggccatcaagaaagcatactaccatgcaagtcctatcatagtatgattataacagtaaagtaaagcaatagcagttctacattagccatacGTAATAGGTgttacgagattgggtgggatgtggcaccttgagtgtagtcgtctccgtacttctcatagtactcacgatcctcgtatGTCTGTTTCTCCtttgagtctgcaaacgatcgcattatagtcgcgttagcgacgtctatagaatagcacaaaggagcaatgaaaattcaaaagagacaaatgcactcaaacatgagttcattgcgtagggcttgattttagatgaattttggtcctagtttcgtatttttctgaggtcatatgaat
It encodes:
- the LOC136473478 gene encoding uncharacterized protein produces the protein MDRRDQQGEALTENKTGPLAPLPDDVLADVLRRLPPRGLAASRCVCKSWLAVVDTRRLLRADLLPISVGGFFMNFHNYYISEFFAPLSDGASISGKHNYLPEAGCLSWGYVDDHCNGLVLLHDYTDNGGKICYVLNPATRWLAPVPPCPLPPMEIKRTFQVEYLAYDPTESTDYEVVSVTRFGWVNRPGGCLYDTSRDAVYPEIEQSEWPPSVCILHVFSSRTGQWEERSFARQGDSMGTVSGMRHWPGEQRNAAYWRGVLYVHCQTDYVMRISLSSNKYHVIKPPPGIEVEHYPQFYLGKSTKGIYCASIKGRCRLQVWILDESGCQMEWVLIHDRDLSKWLLKHKLEYPRPCANYGSKIQGPWALQDINYYYDDHNRDHNMEALAEEKIEWSVQAYEDEKFTWSSDDECGCYGGHMDILGFHPCKEIIFLSESITRGLAYHLNSSKVEVLGNIYPAGYENELGNEQLLNSSFPYTPCLVTQTADRREELKS